Proteins encoded by one window of Porphyromonas vaginalis:
- a CDS encoding M3 family metallopeptidase, with protein MTATTPQATALLSKLFTAPETPYGSFPFDQFFDLSSATAIAQTMETFRTAMQEAITLHRAEIDAITAQREPATFDNTIRRFEESGEALEAVTAAFYNLLSAYSCPEMMQLSETFSDWLSKLSTDTLLNEALFARIRSVYEQREELHLDEIDLRLLTESYEGFADNGALLVGAERERFREINEQLSQLTTRFAQNKLCDEESWTLFVPADESDRLRGLPQQILDDAQEKARTASEAHGEGYLFDLSAPHVGAIMKHCADRELRYKMYLGRGSVGNRDNEQNNRQIVRQIATLRGELARLLGHPNYATYRLKHRMCNSPEQVDQLLDDLTKYYRQTALDELDELDREAGFELESWDLSYYMERHSEQTFGVKEEELRPYFPLSQVISGVFAIATRLYGITFAPAEEVAVYHPDVRPYQVLDSDGAHLGLLYLDFFPRKGKRSGAWMNNLREWTPTQRPHILLVMNFTPPTAGKEAMLTLSEVHTLLHEFGHSLHDLLTQTRYSSMSGTNVERDFVELPSQFMENYLLQPEVVTELLSRHYQTGEPLPAKLLNKAIQATQYPVGYSTIRQVIFGKLDMAYHTLAEGESLPDDLYTYERETLRGTTLRDRERDPQHPKHIVATAFSHIFAGGYAAGYYGYKWSEMLATDAFERFSEEGIFSPTVAADFRHQILERGDELDPMELYVRFRGRKPTLTAMLKRDGITPAN; from the coding sequence ATGACTGCAACCACGCCTCAGGCGACAGCACTGCTAAGCAAACTCTTTACCGCTCCCGAGACTCCGTATGGGAGCTTCCCCTTTGATCAGTTCTTCGACCTCTCCTCCGCTACTGCCATAGCGCAGACGATGGAGACCTTCCGCACGGCTATGCAGGAGGCGATCACGCTACATCGTGCGGAGATAGATGCGATCACGGCACAGCGTGAGCCAGCCACCTTTGATAATACGATTCGTCGCTTCGAGGAGAGTGGAGAGGCACTGGAGGCGGTCACGGCAGCATTCTACAATCTGCTCTCCGCTTACTCTTGCCCCGAGATGATGCAGCTCTCGGAGACCTTCTCCGATTGGCTCAGCAAGCTGTCGACAGACACCCTTCTCAACGAGGCGCTCTTTGCCCGCATTCGCTCCGTCTATGAGCAGCGCGAGGAGCTGCACCTAGACGAGATCGACCTGCGCCTCCTGACCGAGAGCTACGAGGGCTTTGCGGACAATGGTGCTCTGCTCGTTGGTGCCGAGCGGGAGCGTTTTAGAGAGATCAATGAGCAGCTCAGTCAGTTGACCACACGCTTTGCGCAAAACAAACTTTGCGACGAGGAGTCCTGGACGCTCTTTGTGCCTGCTGACGAAAGCGACCGACTACGTGGCTTGCCTCAGCAGATCCTAGACGATGCTCAGGAGAAGGCACGCACAGCCTCCGAGGCGCATGGCGAGGGCTATCTCTTTGACCTGTCGGCTCCGCATGTGGGTGCCATCATGAAGCATTGTGCCGACAGAGAGCTGCGCTACAAGATGTACTTAGGTCGGGGCAGCGTGGGCAATCGTGACAATGAGCAAAACAACCGGCAGATCGTTCGTCAGATAGCTACACTCCGTGGCGAGCTGGCACGACTACTCGGACATCCCAACTATGCGACCTACCGCCTCAAGCATCGTATGTGCAACAGCCCTGAGCAAGTAGATCAGCTCCTCGACGACCTGACGAAGTATTACCGACAGACCGCTCTCGATGAGCTAGACGAGCTAGATCGTGAGGCGGGCTTCGAGCTAGAGTCGTGGGACCTCTCCTATTATATGGAGCGGCACAGCGAGCAAACCTTTGGGGTCAAGGAGGAGGAGCTACGTCCCTACTTCCCGCTCTCACAGGTCATCTCGGGCGTCTTCGCTATTGCCACACGGCTCTACGGCATCACCTTCGCACCCGCCGAGGAGGTCGCCGTCTATCATCCCGACGTGCGTCCCTACCAAGTGCTAGACAGCGATGGAGCGCATCTCGGACTGCTCTACCTAGACTTCTTCCCCCGCAAGGGCAAGCGCAGTGGTGCCTGGATGAACAATCTACGGGAGTGGACGCCCACGCAGCGACCCCACATCCTCCTCGTGATGAACTTCACCCCGCCGACGGCTGGCAAGGAAGCCATGCTCACGCTCTCGGAGGTGCACACGCTCCTTCACGAGTTCGGCCACTCGCTCCACGACTTGCTCACACAGACACGCTACAGCTCTATGTCGGGAACCAATGTAGAGCGTGACTTTGTGGAGCTACCGAGCCAGTTTATGGAAAACTATCTCCTCCAGCCCGAGGTGGTCACCGAACTGCTCTCCAGGCACTACCAGACAGGCGAACCGCTCCCCGCTAAGCTCCTCAACAAAGCAATCCAAGCGACTCAATACCCCGTCGGTTACAGCACCATCCGACAGGTTATCTTTGGCAAACTGGATATGGCTTACCACACTTTAGCCGAGGGTGAGAGCCTGCCCGACGACCTCTACACCTACGAGCGGGAGACCCTCCGAGGCACCACCCTGCGCGACAGGGAGCGTGATCCGCAGCATCCGAAGCACATCGTCGCCACCGCCTTCAGTCACATCTTCGCGGGAGGTTACGCCGCAGGCTACTACGGATATAAGTGGAGCGAGATGCTCGCCACAGACGCTTTCGAGCGATTTAGCGAGGAGGGCATCTTCTCTCCGACGGTCGCTGCCGACTTCCGACATCAGATCTTGGAGCGGGGTGACGAGCTTGACCCGATGGAGCTTTATGTACGCTTCAGAGGGCGCAAACCAACACTCACCGCAATGCTCAAGCGTGACGGCATTACACCAGCTAACTAG
- a CDS encoding glycoside hydrolase family 57 protein — protein MIQIILHFYLHQPFRLKSYPFFNIGSDHYYYDDFANEEILRQVVDRSYRPALELIEQLIEAHPDFRVALTLSGSVLTQMELHTPDMIQLLKRLVKSGRIEILGEPISHGLCGLYDEEEYANQLRMYRTRISSLLGVAPVTLSNPELIYSDRIAQIAHSQGYKAIVTEGAKHLLAWKSPNYLYNATTEGVSLLMRHAELSDAIAHDFARYDSPLYPYTTERFFATLEAEQGDYALVSLPLETLGSVWSRETGIFEFLRALPEQGSKHGFTFTTPQEIATHCTPQDTIQATYPVSRMGEERDTSLWTGNELQQCVIQKLEEWGERIRLSRDQRLLEDWINLQGSDHLFYMTTKLGGPGAFSPYETPYAAFTNYMNVLSDFLLRVSAEYPTSMGNEELSALLQTIENQNKKIAQLEAQLAK, from the coding sequence ATGATACAGATTATACTTCACTTCTACCTACACCAACCATTTAGGCTCAAGAGCTACCCCTTCTTCAATATCGGTAGCGACCACTACTATTACGACGACTTTGCCAATGAGGAGATACTGCGTCAAGTGGTAGACCGCTCCTATAGACCTGCCCTCGAACTGATCGAGCAATTGATCGAGGCGCATCCCGACTTTAGAGTTGCGCTCACGCTCTCTGGCTCGGTGCTCACGCAGATGGAGCTACACACGCCAGACATGATTCAGCTGCTCAAGCGACTGGTCAAGAGCGGGCGTATCGAGATACTCGGCGAGCCGATCTCGCACGGGCTCTGCGGGCTGTACGATGAGGAGGAGTATGCGAACCAACTGCGCATGTACCGCACCCGTATCAGTTCGCTCCTTGGGGTCGCTCCCGTGACGCTCTCCAATCCAGAGCTGATCTACAGCGACCGCATCGCACAGATAGCCCACAGCCAAGGGTACAAAGCAATCGTCACCGAGGGCGCCAAGCACCTCCTAGCGTGGAAGAGTCCTAACTACCTGTACAACGCTACGACCGAGGGAGTATCTCTCCTGATGCGTCACGCAGAGCTCTCCGATGCGATCGCTCACGACTTCGCACGGTACGACAGTCCGCTCTACCCCTACACGACGGAGCGGTTTTTTGCTACGCTGGAGGCTGAGCAAGGCGACTATGCTTTGGTCTCTCTGCCTCTAGAGACACTCGGATCTGTATGGAGCCGTGAGACTGGCATCTTCGAGTTCCTCCGCGCTCTTCCCGAGCAGGGTTCTAAGCATGGCTTCACCTTTACCACGCCTCAAGAGATTGCCACGCACTGCACCCCGCAAGACACAATACAAGCGACTTATCCGGTGAGCCGTATGGGCGAGGAGCGAGACACTTCGCTATGGACAGGCAATGAGCTACAGCAATGTGTCATACAGAAACTCGAGGAGTGGGGCGAGCGCATCCGTCTCTCACGAGACCAGCGACTCCTGGAGGACTGGATCAATTTGCAGGGCTCCGACCACCTTTTCTACATGACCACTAAGTTGGGCGGTCCAGGCGCATTCTCGCCCTACGAGACGCCTTACGCTGCTTTTACCAACTATATGAACGTCCTGAGCGACTTCCTCCTCCGTGTCTCTGCCGAGTACCCCACCTCTATGGGCAATGAGGAGCTCAGCGCGCTCCTGCAGACCATCGAAAACCAAAACAAGAAGATAGCTCAGCTGGAAGCTCAGTTGGCTAAATAA
- a CDS encoding glycosyltransferase family 4 protein produces the protein MRVLMYGWEFPPHISGGLGTASYGLTNGMAEQSDMDITFVVPKLYGDEDTSHITLVGADRTPIVYHDHSAEYLRSRLHNEAEVNYYQAAREHIYDDFRYRCPNDLGCLEFSGAYPDNLLEEINNYSIVAGVIARTVPCDIIHSHDWLTYPAGIHTKMVTGKPLVIHVHATDFDRSRGNVNPQVYAIERQGMDYADAIVCVSNLTRRTVIDKYGQSPDKVFTVHNAVEPLSPELLALPNKQHTGDKVITFLGRITMQKGPEYFVEAAHKVLQHTDGIRFVMAGNGDMMDKMIDLVARKRIADRFHFTGFLRGRQVYEMLRSSDVYVMPSVSEPFGISPLEAMQCGVPSIISKQSGCAEILRYAIKTDYWDVDAMADAMHALVSYPTLHEHLKQKGIEEVNNIVWSKAGLRLRAIYDRLV, from the coding sequence ATGAGAGTATTGATGTACGGGTGGGAGTTTCCCCCACACATTTCGGGAGGGCTAGGCACAGCTAGCTACGGCTTGACCAATGGTATGGCCGAGCAGAGCGATATGGATATAACCTTTGTCGTGCCTAAGCTGTATGGCGATGAGGACACTTCGCACATTACGCTGGTTGGCGCCGACCGCACGCCGATCGTTTACCATGATCATAGTGCCGAGTATCTGCGCTCACGGCTACACAATGAGGCGGAGGTGAACTACTACCAGGCTGCGAGAGAGCACATTTACGATGACTTTCGCTATCGCTGCCCCAACGACTTGGGCTGTCTGGAGTTTAGCGGAGCTTATCCAGACAACCTGCTGGAGGAGATCAACAACTACTCGATCGTGGCGGGCGTCATAGCGCGGACGGTGCCGTGCGACATCATTCACTCGCACGACTGGCTCACCTACCCTGCGGGGATTCATACGAAGATGGTTACGGGAAAGCCGCTGGTGATCCATGTGCATGCGACCGACTTCGACCGCAGTCGTGGCAATGTCAATCCGCAGGTCTATGCGATCGAGCGACAAGGGATGGACTACGCAGACGCTATCGTCTGTGTGAGCAACCTGACCCGACGAACCGTCATCGACAAGTATGGTCAGAGCCCCGACAAGGTCTTTACCGTCCACAACGCTGTCGAGCCGCTTAGTCCTGAGCTATTAGCTTTGCCCAATAAGCAACATACGGGCGACAAGGTGATTACCTTCCTAGGGCGTATTACGATGCAAAAAGGACCTGAGTACTTCGTCGAGGCAGCTCACAAGGTGCTACAGCATACCGACGGCATTCGCTTTGTGATGGCGGGCAATGGCGATATGATGGACAAGATGATTGACCTCGTGGCTCGCAAGCGTATAGCCGACCGCTTTCACTTCACGGGCTTCCTACGGGGGCGGCAGGTCTATGAGATGCTTCGCTCGAGCGATGTCTACGTGATGCCCTCTGTGTCGGAGCCTTTTGGCATCTCACCGCTAGAGGCTATGCAGTGTGGCGTGCCGAGCATTATCTCCAAGCAGAGTGGTTGCGCCGAGATCCTGCGCTACGCGATCAAGACTGACTACTGGGACGTGGACGCTATGGCCGACGCTATGCACGCTCTCGTCTCCTATCCGACGCTCCACGAGCATCTCAAGCAAAAGGGTATCGAGGAAGTCAACAATATCGTCTGGAGCAAAGCTGGACTGCGCCTCAGAGCTATCTATGACCGACTTGTATAA
- a CDS encoding glycogen debranching enzyme N-terminal domain-containing protein: MSYLKFDRTTLSNLDRSLQLEHIRSNRGGAFNCTTLVGCNTRKYHGLLVVPLPHLSRHNHVLLSSLDATVIQHGAEFNLGVHLYGDGTVYPNGHKYIREYNIDKMPRTIYRVGGVVLQRESIFCHYKNQVIIKFTLLDSHSETTLRLRPVVAFRDVILLSHENDTADTTVHPVGTTGVRTCLYEGYPDLYMQVDAPSHWVDEGYWIKNLHYPKEQIRGYESCEDLYSPGYFEMDLRNGESVYFTAQLEEVDVTTLPELFDSEVAHRKARVDLRSCLRNACSQFYYKPESNRHYILAGFPWYGVRARDEMVALPGCSIYSDHPERFHNVMSTFIRSSINFIKQIELPLDMEGVRDPDVGLWAIRAIQLFLAEYPDDSHRSFYLDFVGRIIDYYLSDRHPILRIEPNGLLYAEGSGTPPVTWMDSTIAGQAVVPRRGYLVEVNGLWYNALCFYREARGAENFPEELASVIERLGPAFEQTFVNPYGYLYDYVTKEGYRERAVRPDMLIAISLPFCPLSRAKQRQVLGIVTSELLTPKGIRSLSPRSEGYVEQCSGLQEQREHAYYNGSAWPWLLGAYTDAYLKINGRSGVTHLARLLGDIQDELQHHGISTLSELYDGNPPYDSHGGISFAMSCAEVLRALVTLERYNSEETPLANYLYYTTSNEERPTR, from the coding sequence ATGAGTTATCTCAAGTTTGACCGCACGACACTTTCTAACCTAGACCGCTCGCTACAGCTGGAGCATATACGCTCTAACCGTGGGGGGGCCTTCAACTGTACGACCCTCGTGGGGTGCAACACGCGCAAGTATCACGGTCTGCTCGTGGTGCCGCTGCCTCACCTGAGCCGTCACAATCATGTCCTCCTCTCATCGCTAGACGCTACGGTGATACAGCATGGGGCAGAGTTTAACCTCGGGGTGCATCTCTACGGCGATGGCACGGTCTATCCCAATGGGCACAAGTACATACGAGAGTACAACATAGACAAGATGCCCCGCACGATATACCGCGTGGGCGGGGTGGTCCTGCAGCGAGAGTCAATCTTCTGCCACTACAAGAATCAGGTGATTATCAAGTTTACGCTCCTCGACAGTCACAGCGAGACCACTCTGCGGTTGCGCCCTGTGGTCGCCTTTAGGGATGTGATCCTCCTATCGCATGAAAACGATACCGCCGACACGACCGTCCACCCAGTCGGCACGACGGGTGTGCGCACCTGTCTCTATGAGGGTTATCCCGATCTATACATGCAGGTGGATGCCCCCTCGCATTGGGTCGATGAGGGGTACTGGATCAAGAACCTGCACTACCCTAAGGAGCAGATACGAGGGTACGAAAGCTGCGAAGACCTCTATTCGCCGGGCTACTTCGAGATGGATCTGCGCAATGGTGAGTCGGTCTACTTCACCGCACAACTAGAGGAGGTAGACGTGACCACGCTGCCAGAGCTCTTTGACTCGGAGGTGGCGCATCGCAAGGCGCGGGTGGATCTGCGGAGCTGTCTACGCAACGCTTGTAGCCAGTTTTACTATAAACCAGAATCCAATAGACACTACATCCTCGCGGGCTTCCCCTGGTATGGGGTGCGGGCGAGAGATGAAATGGTCGCTTTGCCTGGTTGCTCGATCTATAGCGATCATCCGGAGCGCTTTCACAATGTGATGAGCACCTTCATACGGAGCAGTATCAACTTCATCAAGCAGATAGAGCTACCACTAGATATGGAGGGGGTGCGTGACCCTGACGTCGGGCTCTGGGCGATACGTGCTATACAGCTCTTCCTCGCTGAGTATCCAGACGATAGCCACCGCTCCTTCTACCTAGACTTCGTAGGGCGCATCATCGACTACTACCTGAGCGACCGTCATCCGATCCTGCGCATCGAGCCTAATGGACTGCTCTATGCCGAGGGGAGCGGCACGCCTCCAGTCACCTGGATGGACTCAACGATAGCGGGGCAAGCGGTCGTGCCACGACGGGGCTATCTGGTGGAGGTAAACGGCTTGTGGTACAATGCGCTCTGCTTCTACCGTGAGGCTCGTGGCGCAGAAAACTTTCCCGAGGAGCTGGCGAGCGTGATCGAGCGCTTGGGACCTGCTTTCGAGCAGACTTTTGTTAATCCCTACGGCTACCTATATGACTACGTGACCAAGGAGGGCTATCGTGAGCGGGCTGTCCGACCCGATATGCTGATAGCTATCTCGCTACCGTTCTGCCCGCTGAGCCGTGCTAAGCAGCGACAAGTGCTAGGGATCGTGACCTCTGAGCTACTCACGCCAAAGGGGATTCGCTCGCTGAGCCCCCGCAGTGAGGGTTATGTGGAGCAGTGCAGCGGGCTTCAGGAGCAGCGAGAGCATGCTTACTACAATGGCTCCGCGTGGCCGTGGCTACTGGGTGCCTACACGGATGCCTATCTGAAGATCAATGGGCGTAGCGGTGTGACCCACCTAGCGCGCCTACTCGGGGATATACAGGATGAGCTACAGCATCACGGCATCTCGACACTGAGCGAGCTATACGACGGCAACCCGCCCTACGATAGTCACGGCGGTATATCCTTTGCGATGAGCTGTGCGGAGGTTTTGCGCGCCTTGGTGACCCTCGAGCGATACAACAGCGAGGAGACCCCTCTGGCTAACTATCTATACTATACAACCAGCAACGAAGAGCGTCCTACAAGATGA
- a CDS encoding IS3 family transposase — protein MRQLEHAKVRDQKLSITYLCQLLEVSRKGYYKHTFTEQDEDVKVASVLHYCQYVRSKLHRAGVDTLQQCTNEYFEGTFQVGRDWLYKVLGANDMLLRSRKHKRPPQTTKGVVNHGFQDHLNTTPKYIATDHCRLTVSDITYVKCLGGFAYLSLTMDAYSRIITGFDLQPTLSTEGPYNALRQTVDFYQKHGFDLKGLIFHSDRGCQYVSKQMTDYEASLGIVTSVTQTGNPLHNAMAERLNGIIKNDWLYNFEDKPIDQVREILSQTIALYNTARPHRAINKKTPMQMLIPDYPNPITTQPSKKQTSKNNSPKAPSLKSPSSCRLTPHKDLSLCTSAVKTTTSRVP, from the coding sequence GTGAGACAGCTTGAACACGCCAAAGTGAGAGATCAAAAGCTCTCCATAACCTACCTTTGTCAGCTACTAGAAGTCAGCCGCAAAGGCTACTACAAGCACACCTTCACCGAGCAAGACGAAGATGTCAAAGTAGCCTCCGTCCTACACTATTGCCAGTATGTGCGAAGTAAGCTCCACAGGGCAGGCGTAGACACCCTTCAGCAGTGTACCAACGAATACTTCGAAGGGACTTTCCAAGTAGGTCGCGACTGGCTGTACAAAGTCTTAGGAGCCAACGATATGCTGCTGAGAAGTCGCAAGCACAAGCGTCCACCCCAGACGACCAAGGGAGTGGTTAATCACGGCTTCCAAGACCACCTGAACACCACCCCTAAATACATTGCCACTGACCATTGCCGGCTCACCGTCTCAGACATAACCTACGTCAAATGTTTAGGGGGCTTCGCATATCTCTCCCTGACGATGGACGCTTATAGCCGCATCATCACCGGCTTTGACCTGCAGCCCACGCTCTCCACAGAGGGCCCCTACAACGCACTAAGACAGACCGTTGACTTCTACCAGAAGCATGGCTTTGACCTCAAAGGGCTCATCTTCCATAGCGACCGAGGCTGTCAATATGTCTCCAAGCAGATGACCGACTACGAGGCCAGCCTAGGCATCGTAACCAGTGTCACCCAGACAGGCAACCCTCTCCACAACGCTATGGCAGAGCGACTTAACGGGATCATCAAGAACGACTGGCTCTACAACTTCGAGGATAAGCCCATAGATCAAGTTCGAGAGATCCTCTCGCAAACGATTGCTCTCTATAACACAGCGCGTCCTCATCGAGCCATCAACAAGAAGACTCCGATGCAGATGCTCATACCAGATTACCCCAACCCTATAACCACACAACCCTCTAAGAAACAGACATCTAAGAACAATTCACCAAAAGCTCCGAGCCTCAAATCTCCGAGCTCATGCCGCTTAACTCCACACAAAGACCTATCTTTGTGTACCTCCGCAGTAAAAACGACCACAAGTCGTGTACCCTAG
- a CDS encoding transposase: MKEEKSNRGRKGYPLDFKWRVIDDLLATGESIATTSQRYGITTRTIRNWLRTFGVELPNQSSSSTMSKTNKNKDVDPEYAELKRENARLKTALFQAESKALVNKTLLEEVLNRYHIDLKKKTDLQP; the protein is encoded by the coding sequence ATGAAAGAAGAAAAAAGTAACCGAGGACGAAAGGGATATCCCCTAGATTTCAAGTGGAGAGTCATTGATGACCTCCTAGCCACTGGCGAGAGCATCGCCACGACCAGCCAGCGCTACGGCATTACCACACGCACCATTCGAAATTGGTTGCGTACCTTTGGAGTAGAGTTACCCAACCAAAGCAGCAGTAGCACTATGAGCAAGACAAACAAGAACAAAGACGTAGATCCAGAGTACGCAGAACTCAAGCGCGAAAACGCTCGCCTCAAAACAGCCCTTTTCCAGGCTGAGAGCAAAGCCTTAGTCAACAAGACACTACTCGAAGAGGTCCTGAATCGCTACCATATTGATCTAAAAAAAAAGACCGATTTGCAGCCGTGA
- the mutL gene encoding DNA mismatch repair endonuclease MutL: MSEIIHLLPDSIANQIAAGEVIQRPASMLKELVENAIDAHATQITIELQDAGKELMRVIDDGVGMSPLDARMAFERHATSKISSVDDLFTLRSMGFRGEALASIVAVAQIELITRQADSDIGYKLLINGSEVISSSPTVAEVGTSMTVKNLFYNVPARRRFLKGSETELRHIYRQFERIALVYPEIAFTLYSEGKLIRNLPKSDLQHRIVDLLGKSYSKQLIPIEYQGPLANVSGFITLPRDAKRRGAQQFFFVNGRYMKHPYFHRAVMNVFEDLVAPGSQPNYFIYFQVDPSRIDVNIHPTKTEIKFLDEQAIFKLLMVVLREHLSTTSAMPAITFSTDQLIDIPAYDATRQSSSTLQPPPVQIDPEYNPFKAIQTVDQQPLDPLSPLSSGSPAHWENFIDDFQQRRGESTLPASQPTGAVPTATDPLFAVSASPAQPAANSTNLVYTFQERYLFTTMSDRLAVIQIDRALLRIYYEQQIATLTLEPDQAQPLLFAEELSLPSEIYPMHHELVESLRQIGFEITPQEASAGTDENVYLITSVPKPLRPIGVADMITQTLGEYLDQLEREESDPELSQATQLAQLFLSSEALRQASELVRHTLHARAAQPSQIISDLFLTPNSQFDPLGRSIMVSLTSEEIDKWF; encoded by the coding sequence ATGAGCGAAATCATACACCTCCTCCCGGACAGCATTGCCAATCAGATAGCCGCTGGTGAAGTGATCCAGCGACCAGCCTCTATGCTCAAAGAGCTGGTCGAAAACGCTATCGATGCCCATGCCACGCAGATAACCATCGAGCTACAAGATGCGGGCAAAGAGCTCATGCGTGTCATCGATGATGGCGTCGGTATGAGTCCGCTAGACGCTCGTATGGCCTTCGAGCGGCACGCTACCAGCAAGATCTCCTCCGTCGACGACCTCTTCACGCTTCGCTCCATGGGCTTTCGTGGCGAGGCGCTTGCCTCTATCGTGGCAGTAGCTCAGATCGAGCTGATCACACGACAGGCCGACAGCGACATAGGCTACAAGCTTCTGATCAACGGCTCCGAGGTCATCAGCTCCTCCCCCACCGTTGCCGAGGTAGGCACCTCTATGACGGTGAAGAATCTCTTTTACAACGTCCCCGCACGGCGACGCTTCCTCAAAGGCTCCGAGACGGAGCTGCGACACATCTACCGCCAGTTCGAGCGCATCGCTCTAGTCTATCCCGAGATCGCCTTCACCCTCTACTCCGAGGGCAAGCTCATACGCAACCTTCCCAAGAGCGATCTGCAGCACCGCATCGTAGACCTCCTAGGCAAGAGCTACTCCAAGCAGCTCATCCCGATCGAGTACCAGGGTCCCCTAGCCAACGTCTCGGGCTTCATTACCCTGCCTCGTGATGCGAAGCGCAGAGGAGCCCAGCAGTTCTTCTTTGTCAATGGACGCTACATGAAGCACCCCTACTTCCACCGTGCGGTCATGAACGTCTTTGAGGACCTCGTCGCGCCAGGTAGCCAGCCCAACTACTTTATCTACTTTCAGGTAGACCCCAGTCGCATCGATGTCAATATACATCCGACCAAGACGGAGATCAAGTTCCTCGACGAGCAAGCCATCTTCAAGCTCCTCATGGTAGTGCTACGCGAGCACCTCAGCACCACCAGCGCTATGCCCGCCATCACCTTTAGCACCGACCAGCTAATCGACATACCGGCCTACGATGCCACACGACAGAGTAGCAGTACGCTCCAGCCACCGCCCGTGCAGATAGACCCTGAGTACAATCCCTTTAAGGCGATCCAAACGGTCGATCAGCAGCCCCTCGACCCACTCTCCCCGCTGAGTAGCGGTTCTCCCGCTCATTGGGAAAACTTTATCGACGACTTCCAGCAGCGACGAGGCGAGTCAACACTTCCCGCAAGCCAACCCACAGGGGCAGTCCCCACAGCGACAGATCCACTCTTTGCGGTCTCCGCCAGCCCCGCTCAGCCAGCTGCCAATAGCACCAATCTGGTCTACACCTTTCAAGAGCGCTACCTCTTCACCACGATGAGCGACCGTCTTGCAGTCATACAGATTGATCGCGCGCTGCTACGTATCTACTACGAGCAGCAGATCGCCACCCTCACGCTCGAACCCGATCAGGCGCAGCCACTACTCTTTGCCGAGGAGCTGTCACTACCTAGCGAAATCTACCCGATGCACCACGAGTTGGTCGAAAGCTTACGGCAGATCGGCTTTGAGATCACCCCGCAAGAAGCCTCTGCAGGCACAGACGAAAACGTCTACCTTATCACTTCTGTACCCAAACCGCTCCGCCCCATCGGAGTTGCCGATATGATCACCCAGACGCTCGGCGAGTACCTCGATCAGCTGGAGCGTGAAGAGAGTGATCCAGAACTCTCTCAGGCGACGCAGCTCGCGCAACTCTTCCTCTCCAGCGAAGCCCTGCGCCAAGCCAGCGAATTGGTGCGCCACACACTCCACGCACGTGCCGCGCAGCCCAGTCAGATCATCTCCGACCTCTTCCTGACGCCCAACTCGCAGTTCGACCCACTCGGACGCTCCATCATGGTCTCGCTCACCTCCGAGGAGATCGACAAGTGGTTCTAA